A genomic window from Lotus japonicus ecotype B-129 chromosome 1, LjGifu_v1.2 includes:
- the LOC130727545 gene encoding TOM1-like protein 9 — protein sequence MVNPLVERATSDMLIGPDWALNIEICDILNRDPAQSKDVVKGLKKRIGSRSSKVQLLALTLLETIIKNCGDIVHMHVAERDVLHEMVKIVKKKPDPRVREKIMILIDTWQEAFGGPRARYPQYYAAYQELLHSGAVFPQRSEQSAPVFTPLQTQPLTSYPQNIRDSDAQPHTAESSAESEFPTLSLSEIQNARGIMDVLAEMLSAIEPGNKEGLRQEVIVDLVEQCRTYKQRVVHLVNSTSDESLLCQGLALNDDLQRVLAKHESIASGTPGQNHTEKLNPAPPGALIDVGGPLVDTGDTSKQSDERSPSGAEGGSQTLNQLLLPAPPTSNGSAPPIKIDPKLDLLSGDDYNSPKADNSLALVPVGQQQPASPMSQQNALVLFDMFSNGSNAPSVNNQPTNVAVPNSPLSPQFQQQQTFISQGVYYPNGSMPSVGSPQFEQSPYAQSTGPAWNGQAAQQQQPPSPVNGAQSGGSFPPPPWEAQAAENGSPVAGNQYPQPLQVTQMVVTHVQGAPLPQGPQAMGYDQAVGMYMQQPNASHMSAMNNQVQSNQFGMHPQYAQGVAASPYMGMVPHQMQNGPVAHPMYAQQMYGNQYMGGYGYGQQPQQGVQYVEQQMYGLSMSDDRNSSYVPPKKPSKPEDKLFGDLVDMAKVKPKPTPP from the exons GCAATCAAAGGATGTTGTTAAAGGCTTAAAGAAGCGGATTGGAAGTAGAAGTTCTAAAGTTCAACTTCTTGCACTAACT CTTCTTGAGACAATCATAAAGAATTGTGGGGACATTGTCCACATGCATGTTGCAGAGAGAGATGTTCTTCATGAGATGGTGAAAATAGTAAAGAAGAAG CCTGATCCCCGTGTCAGAGAGAAGATAATGATTCTCATAGATACTTGGCAAGAAGCTTTTGGTGGGCCAAGAGCAAGATATCCACAATATTATGCTGCGTACCAGGAACTACTG CATTCTGGGGCAGTATTCCCTCAGAGATCCGAGCAATCTGCACCTGTATTCACACCACTCCAAACACAACCATTAACATCATACCCTCAAAATATACGAGACTCTGATGCTCAGCCACACACAGCCGAGTCCTCGGCAGAGTCTGAGTTTCCAACGCTAAG TTTGTCTGAAATTCAGAACGCACGTGGTATTATGGATGTTCTTGCAGAAATGCTCAGTGCTATTGAGCCTGGTAACAAAGAA GGGCTTCGGCAGGAGGTTATTGTTGATTTAGTGGAGCAATGTCGAACATACAAGCAGAGAGTGGTGCACCTCGTTAATTCAACATC GGATGAGTCGCTGCTATGCCAAGGACTAGCTCTGAATGATGATCTGCAGCGTGTACTGGCAAAACATGAATCCATTGCTTCAGGAACTCCTGGTCAAAATCATACTGAGAAACTGAATCCTGCACCTCCTGGAGCTCTTATAGATGTTGGTGGTCCCTTGGTTGATACTGGAGATACTAGTAAACAATCTGATGAGAG GTCTCCTTCTGGTGCTGAAGGAGGGTCTCAAACATTGAATCAGTTATTGCTTCCTGCACCTCCTACATCAAATGGTTCAGCTCCCCCCATTAAGATTGATCCCAAATTGGACCTGCTCAGTGGTGACGACTATAACTCACCAAAAGCAGACAATTCACTTGCTCTCGTTCCTGTTGGACAACAACAGCCTGCAAGTCCTATGTCTCAGCAGAATGCCCTGGTTCTTTTTGATATGTTTTCAAATGGAAGCAATGCGCCTTCTGTCAATAACCAGCCAACTAATGTTGCTGTGCCGAACAGTCCATTAAGCCCCCAATTTCAACAGCAGCAAACTTTCATTTCTCAAGGTGTATACTACCCCAATGGAAGTATGCCAAGTGTGGGGTCACCTCAGTTTGAGCAATCACCATATGCACAAAGCACTGGTCCTGCCTGGAATGGCCAGGCTGCACAGCAGCAACAGCCACCTTCACCAGTCAATG GTGCACAAAGTGGTGGGTCATTCCCACCACCACCCTGGGAAGCTCAAGCCGCAGAAAACGGTAGTCCGGTTGCCGGCAATCAATACCCACAACCACTGCAGGTCACTCAAATGGTTGTGACACATGTACAAGGTGCTCCCCTTCCTCAGGGACCTCAAGCAATGGGGTATGACCAGGCTGTTGGAATGTACATGCAGCAACCAAATGCTAGCCATATGTCAGCAATGAATAACCAAGTTCAAAGTAATCAATTTGGCATGCACCCTCAGTATGCTCAGGGTGTAGCAGCTTCTCCCTATATGGGTATGGTTCCACATCAAATGCAGAATGGTCCTGTGGCTCATCCCATGTATGCTCAACAGATGTATGGCAACCAATACATGGGAGGATATGGCTATGGTCAACAACCACAACAAGGGGTTCAATATGTTGAGCAGCAAATGTATGGTTTATCTATGAGTGATGATAGAAATTCCTCATATGTGCCACCGAAGAAGCCTTCCAAGCCAGAGGATAAGTTATTTGGAGACCTTGTTGACATGGCAAAAGTGAAACCAAAACCTACTCCCCCGTAG
- the LOC130727547 gene encoding protein PEROXIN-4: MQASRARLFKEYKEVQREKTADPDIQLVCDDSNIFKWTALIKGPSETPFEGGVFQLAFSVPEQYPLQPPQVRFLTKIFHPNVHFKTGEICLDILKNAWSPAWTLQSVCRAIIALMAHPEPDSPLNCDSGNLLRSGDVRGYQSMARMYTRLAAMPKKG, encoded by the exons ATGCAG GCGTCGCGGGCGAGGTTGTTCAAGGAGTACAAGGAGGTGCAGCGAGAGAAGACGGCTGATCCTGATATTCAATTAGTTTGTGATGATTCCAACATTTTTAAATGGACGGCTCTTATCAAG GGACCATCAGAGACTCCTTTTGAGGGTGGTGTGTTCCAGCTTGCTTTTTCTGTTCCAGAGCAGTATCCTCTACAACCACCTCAAGTGCGGTTTTTGACTAAGATATTTCATCCAAATGTGCATTTTAAG ACAGGGGAGATTTGCCTAGATATCTTGAAAAATGCTTGGAGCCCAGCTTGGACGCTTCAGTCTGTGTGCAGGGCTATAATTGCTTTGATGGCCCATCCAGAACCTGACAGCCCACTGAATTGTGATTCAG GCAATCTTCTACGTTCAGGTGATGTTAGAGGGTACCAGTCCATGGCAAGAATGTACACTAGGCTTGCAGCAATGCCAAAGAAAGGCTGA
- the LOC130727546 gene encoding uncharacterized protein LOC130727546 gives MQQTKRVSFFFFLFFFLINMQQRIMKAATANPLPTWHVRSLLHDTCDDHPSEPESSSTFPPLRTRQNRFITNTREISRRSRAQPRRKTLTTMGEREAIIEAQSMFRSEFLQVLRSRRTTQVPLTVELGKPVENPSINSSPPSQEEVEILESCPKADIENLEDLLMEENLYLNIEEGDQGRLPLLILSLKEKEKPRRRRPVVVFLHSTNKYKESLRPLLEAYASRGYVAVSVDSRYHGERARSNTTYRDALISAWKTGETMPFIFDTVWDLIKLADYLTQRKDIYPSRIGITGISLGGMHAWFAAAADVRYAVVAPVIGVQGFRWAIDNDKWQARVNSIKPVFEVARDDLGKADIDKEVVEKVWDKIAPGLASQFDSPYSVPPIAPRPLLILNGAEDPRCPLGGLEIPRSKASQAYGEFHSSDNFKFIAEPGIGHQLTKFQVKESSDWFDRFLKPKHINKGAL, from the exons ATGCAACAAACCAAGAgagtttcctttttctttttccttttcttttttctcatcAATATGCAACAGAGAATCATGAAAGCTGCAACTGCAAACCCACTCCCAACCTGGCACGTGCGGAGTTTGTTACACGACACGTGCGATGATCATCCAAGTGAACCCGAATCCTCTTCTACATTTCCACCACTCCGAACCCGCCAAAACCGTTTCATTACAAATACGCGAGAAATCTCACGGCGGAGCAGAGCTCAACCTCGCCGCAAAACTCTTACTACAATGGGAGAAAGAGAAGCCATCATCGAAGCTCAGAGCATGTTCCGATCAGAGTTTCTGCAAGTTCTCCGTAGTCGGAGAACCACTCAAG TTCCGCTAACCGTCGAACTCGGAAAACCAGTGGAGAATCCTTCGATTAACAGTTCTCCTCCATCGCAGGAAGAG GTTGAGATTCTGGAGTCTTGTCCAAAGGCAGATATAGAGAACCTCGAAGATTTGCTCATGGAAGAGAATCTGTACTTGAATATAGAG GAAGGAGATCAAGGACGGTTGCCTCTGTTGATTCTGAGTTTGAAGGAAAAGGAGAAGCCGAGACGAAGAAGGCCTGTGGTTGTTTTCCTTCACAGTACAAACAAATACAAAGAATCTTTGCGTCCGTTGCTTGAG GCGTACGCTTCGCGAGGGTATGTAGCAGTATCCGTTGATTCTCGATATCATGGTGAACGTGCCAGAAGCAATACCACCTATCGTGAT GCTCTTATTTCTGCTTGGAAAACTGGTGAGACAATGCCATTCATATTTGACACG GTGTGGGACCTAATTAAACTGGCAGATTATCTAACACAAAGAAAGGATATATACCCTTCTAGGATAGGAATCACTGGAATATCACTTGGAG GAATGCATGCATGGTTTGCTGCAGCAGCGGATGTTCGCTATGCTGTGGTTGCTCCTGTGATTGGTGTTCAG GGGTTTCGATGGGCTATAGACAACGATAAGTGGCAGGCTCGAGTTAACAGTATAAAGCCTGTTTTTGAGG TGGCTCGTGATGATTTGGGTAAAGCTGATATCGACAAAGAAGTGGTGGAGAAG GTGTGGGACAAGATAGCTCCTGGTTTAGCTTCCCAGTTTGATTCCCCCTACTCAGTTCCACCTATTGCACCACGTCCCCTGCTTATTCTTAATG GTGCAGAAGATCCTCGGTGTCCCCTTGGAGGCTTGGAAATTCCAAGGTCAAAAGCAAGCCAGGCATATGGAGAGTTTCACAGTTCAGATAATTTTAAG TTTATTGCAGAACCTGGAATTGGACACCAATTGACAAAATTCCAGGTGAAAGAATCATCTGATTGGTTTGACAGATTTCTGAAGCCTAAACATATTAACAAGGGTGCGTTATAA